Within the Burkholderia ubonensis genome, the region ATCGCGCTGCGCGCGGGGCTGCCGGTGAGCGTGCCGGGCATGACGGTGAACCGCTTCTGCTCGTCCGGTCTGCAGACGATCGCGCTCGCCGCGCAGCGGATCATCGCGGGCGAAGGCGACGTATACGTGGCGGGCGGCGTCGAGTCGATCTCGTGCGTGCAGAACGAAATGAACCGGCACATGGTGCACGAGGGCTGGCTGCTCGAACACAAGCCGGAGATCTACTGGAACATGCTGCAGACCGCCGAGAACGTCGCGAAGCGCTACGGGATCTCGAAGGAGCGGCAGGACGAATACGGCGTGCAGTCGCAGCTGAAGGCGGCGGCCGCGCAGGCGGCCGGGCGCTTCGACGCCGAGATCGTGCCGATCACCGTGCGCGCCGGCATTGCCGACAAGGCGACCGGACGGCTCTTCACGAAGGAAGTGACAGTGTCGGCCGACGAAGGCATCCGGCCGGACACGACGCTCGACGGCGTGTCGAAGATCCGCTCGGCCGTGCCGGGCGGCGTGATCACCGCCGGCAACGCGAGCCAGTTCTCCGACGGCGCGTCCGCGTGCGTGGTGATGAGCGCCGATGCCGCGCAGAAGGAAGGCCTGCAGCCGCTCGGCGTGTTCCGCGGCTTCGCGGTCGCCGGCTGCGAGCCGGACGAGATGGGCATCGGCCCGGTGTTCGCGGTGCCGAAGCTGCTGAAGCAGGCCGGGCTGAAGGTCGAGGACATCGGCCTGTGGGAGCTCAACGAGGCGTTCGCGGTGCAGGTGCTGTATTGCCGCGACACGCTCGGCATTCCCGAGGACCGGCTCAACGTGAACGGCGGCGCGATCGCGGTCGGGCATCCGTACGGCGTGTCGGGCGCGCGCCTGACCGGCCACGCGCTGATCGAAGGCAAGCGGCGTGGCGTGAAATACGCGGTCGTGACGATGTGCATCGGCGGCGGACAGGGCGCGGCCGGCCTGTTCGAAATCGTCTGACCTTGGCGCAGCCGGCGTGTGTTGTTCGCCCGCGGGCTGCGCAACCGTCCGGGGGCTCTACCCGCATACGGCGATGGGTCCGATCCGCGCGATCCGATACGGACGCGAATCAATCCGCGTGGCTGCACCGATGCCGTTTCCCCTTACTTGTCAAACGAATCGCCCCACCTATACTAGCCTCTGACATTTGCCTTTCGGTATTAGGGGCCGGATAGCGCGTCGCGCAGACGGTCGCCGCGCATGCCCCGTAAGCTGGGGCGGGCGGTGTGTCGTGGTCCGGCGTCTTTCGTATTCGAACAACGCAGCGGATCGATCGGGGGCCGAATTGAGCACGACCTACACTGCAAGCGAGCCGCCGCGCGCCGTCAGCGCCGTCGCGAAGATCTACGCGAAGTGCCTGCTGATCGGATTCGCGTTGCTGCCGGCCTATCTCATCGCATACCTGTGGATCTTCGGCGATCCGCACCTGACGTTCGAGAGCCACGCGTTCCATGAATTCGCGATCGCCGCGGCGACGCTCGAGGGCGCCTTCGTCACGTACGTGACGTGGGTGTGCTACCGCTCGTCCGGCGAACCGCTGCTGCGCTGGCTGACGCTCGGCTTTCTCGGCTTCGCGATGATCTATGCGCTGCACGGCCTCTTCACCGGGATGGCGCATCACAACATCTGGCTGTTCCTGCTGTACGGCCCGGCATCGCGGCTCGTGATGGCGATCCTGCTGCTGACCGGCCTGATGTCGTATTCGCGGCCGTCCGATCGCGCCGACCGGCGCACGAGCCCGCGCACCTGGCTGCCGTGGATCGTGTTCTTCCTGGTCGTCGATGCCGCGGTTGCATATATCGCGTATTCGCCCGTCGCCGGCGCGCTCGGCACCCGCCTGTCGATGGAGGGCGGCGCGATGGTGTTCTCGATGCTCAACGTCGGCGTGCTGCTCGCGCGGCGCATCCGCTCGCCGCTGATGGCGATCTACGGGATGTCGATCACGGCGTTCGCGCTGTCGTCGCTCGCGTTCATTCTCGGCAAGCCGTGGAACCACATGTGGTGGCTCGCGCATGCGATCTTCGCGGGCGGGTTCTTCCTGCTGAGCTACGGCGTCGTGCAGGCGCTGCAGACCACGCGTTCGTTTTCGGCGATCTACAGCCAGGAAGACCTGATGAGCCGGCTGTCGGAATCGATGTCGCGCACCGAGAGCGCGTTGCAGGAACTGCGGCGCACCAACCAGAAACTCGAATACCTGGCCGCGACCGACCCGCTGACGGGCGCGTCGAACCGCCGCCAGTTCATCGGCCTCGTCGAACGCGAGATCCAGCGCGCGGAACGCGACGGCACGCCGTTCTCGCTGCTCGCGTTCGATCTCGACAACTTCAAGAACATCAACGACGCGTACGGGCACCAGATCGGCGACGAGGTGCTGCGCGGCGTCGTGCGGCAATGCATCGAGGCGATCCGGCCGGGGAGCGGGACCGCGCGGGGCGGTGGCGACGAGTTCGTGGTCCGGCCGGCGGGCGGGATTGCGCGGGTCGGCGGCGAGGAATTCATGGCGCTGCTGCCGGAGATGCCGCTCGAGGGCGCGCGGATGACGGCCGAACGCCTGCGCTCGTCGATCGCGAGCGCGCCGTTCGGGCTCGATTTCAAGCGGGTGCAGGTGACGGTCAGCGTCGGCGTCGCGCAGTACGGGATCGACGGCAGCACGGTGGACGCGCTGCTGCGCGCGGTGGACGAGCGGCTGTATCAGGCGAAGCGCGAAGGGCGCAATCGCGTCGTCGCGCACTGATCGTCGCGCGCCGCGCGCTGAACAGGCCCCGGAGGTGGCCGCGCGCGCCGTGCGGCTCGTGCCGGTCGCGCGTCCTTGGCGCATCAGCGCGCCGCGACCGCCGCCGTGGTTTCCATCTGCTGCGACGCCTGCCACCAGTACTTGCCCGCGCGCAGTTGCGGATCCTGGATCGCCAGATATGTCGTGCTCCACAGTTGCGCCGCGTTCGCCTCGGTCGCGTCGGCGCTGCGCGTGCCGAACGCATCGGCGTGGTATTGGCCGTTGGCATAGGACCACGTCCACATTTCCGACGTGCGCATGTCGCGTCCGTTCGCGATCACCTGCCAGATCTGCTGGCGCGCCTGCGTGAGCAGCGTGCGCGTCGCGGCCGACAGATCCTGGCGTGCGAGCTGACGGTCGAGGCCCGCGACCCACATCGCCTGCTGCCACGACCAGATCACCGTGCCGTGATACGCGGAACTCGTAAAGCGCGGCCACAGCGTCCGGTCCGCGTACGCCGGATTCGCGATCAGCATGCCGACGTCGGTCACGAGACCGACCGGGAA harbors:
- a CDS encoding acetyl-CoA C-acyltransferase, producing the protein MTEAVIVSTARTPLAKSWRGAFNMTHGATLGGHVVSAALERTGLDPARVEDVIMGCANPEGATGVNIARQIALRAGLPVSVPGMTVNRFCSSGLQTIALAAQRIIAGEGDVYVAGGVESISCVQNEMNRHMVHEGWLLEHKPEIYWNMLQTAENVAKRYGISKERQDEYGVQSQLKAAAAQAAGRFDAEIVPITVRAGIADKATGRLFTKEVTVSADEGIRPDTTLDGVSKIRSAVPGGVITAGNASQFSDGASACVVMSADAAQKEGLQPLGVFRGFAVAGCEPDEMGIGPVFAVPKLLKQAGLKVEDIGLWELNEAFAVQVLYCRDTLGIPEDRLNVNGGAIAVGHPYGVSGARLTGHALIEGKRRGVKYAVVTMCIGGGQGAAGLFEIV
- a CDS encoding sensor domain-containing diguanylate cyclase, whose amino-acid sequence is MSTTYTASEPPRAVSAVAKIYAKCLLIGFALLPAYLIAYLWIFGDPHLTFESHAFHEFAIAAATLEGAFVTYVTWVCYRSSGEPLLRWLTLGFLGFAMIYALHGLFTGMAHHNIWLFLLYGPASRLVMAILLLTGLMSYSRPSDRADRRTSPRTWLPWIVFFLVVDAAVAYIAYSPVAGALGTRLSMEGGAMVFSMLNVGVLLARRIRSPLMAIYGMSITAFALSSLAFILGKPWNHMWWLAHAIFAGGFFLLSYGVVQALQTTRSFSAIYSQEDLMSRLSESMSRTESALQELRRTNQKLEYLAATDPLTGASNRRQFIGLVEREIQRAERDGTPFSLLAFDLDNFKNINDAYGHQIGDEVLRGVVRQCIEAIRPGSGTARGGGDEFVVRPAGGIARVGGEEFMALLPEMPLEGARMTAERLRSSIASAPFGLDFKRVQVTVSVGVAQYGIDGSTVDALLRAVDERLYQAKREGRNRVVAH